A window from Ignavibacteriota bacterium encodes these proteins:
- a CDS encoding VCBS repeat-containing protein, with the protein MQKFYFLILIILISFSTLFAQTQPITAKQTSIYTVEASEDTLSPYYPYPGINSQLGVRRVVVADADGDGDQEVLATDYINGGRVHVLEVTQDSLLEVVWSSPAATSSSGSTPRYIQVGDCDGDGKKEIIFEQANFVNQDGSLGRIAIYEWNGTTWGSAPAFSITPTMIEAAGGREGTRFTREVLTVYDFDGDGRTELIPHGDDPRQDVLIIGVTFTFPGFANISIEGGKPTVQTNGGDWGAGGSFWNAEPCDINGDGKLEIVNHTFNNYGFWSIGVNGPNSYSYPSATDNADAKAKGVYHEYCAVDAVSYFGARAADVDGDGKDEIYGTQYGNAHAVAVISFPNTVSGENIWTNDSQTQNYAEIIKSSEIAELAGKTAVELWPIVKGDLNKDGKDELYTGGGTGLNLVAIQYKGEGSLLERSSYDLNVVFNGQGNEGFATWEIYNGKVTYKLDTLYAGTDSMEVVETPIGFDPSVIDTLKKETPFTSYIFADNVDLDKDGNLEIVLAQQSIYDSVSINIYDWIDTSGVGQWILNLEQSHKIYNPYRQPIRVLEYTGNAVGLKENKYGIISPDDYELNQNYPNPFNPSTTINFTLPVDKQISLKIYDMLGQEVKSIIDLKNYKKGNHQVIWDGTNNYGNSVSSGNYIAKLIFGNFSKSIKMTVLK; encoded by the coding sequence ATGCAGAAATTTTATTTTTTAATTTTGATTATTTTAATTTCATTCTCAACACTTTTTGCTCAAACTCAACCTATTACCGCAAAGCAGACATCAATATACACTGTGGAAGCATCTGAAGATACTTTATCACCATATTACCCATATCCAGGCATTAACAGTCAACTTGGTGTTAGAAGAGTTGTGGTTGCAGATGCAGATGGTGATGGAGATCAAGAAGTACTTGCTACAGATTATATAAACGGCGGAAGAGTTCACGTTCTTGAAGTAACTCAAGATTCATTGCTTGAGGTTGTCTGGTCATCGCCAGCAGCAACTTCATCAAGCGGTTCTACTCCAAGATATATTCAGGTTGGTGATTGTGACGGAGATGGAAAAAAAGAAATTATTTTTGAACAAGCAAATTTTGTAAATCAAGATGGAAGTTTAGGAAGAATTGCAATTTATGAATGGAACGGCACTACTTGGGGCTCAGCTCCAGCATTTTCTATTACACCAACAATGATAGAAGCAGCTGGAGGTAGAGAAGGAACTAGATTTACGAGAGAAGTTTTAACGGTCTATGATTTTGATGGAGACGGTAGAACTGAATTAATTCCGCATGGAGATGATCCGAGACAAGATGTTTTAATAATAGGAGTAACATTTACATTCCCCGGTTTTGCAAATATTTCAATTGAAGGCGGTAAGCCAACAGTTCAAACAAATGGTGGTGATTGGGGAGCCGGAGGTTCATTTTGGAATGCTGAACCTTGTGATATTAATGGTGATGGAAAATTGGAAATAGTTAATCATACATTTAATAATTATGGATTTTGGTCGATTGGAGTTAACGGACCTAATTCATATTCGTATCCATCTGCCACAGATAATGCCGATGCTAAAGCTAAAGGCGTTTATCATGAATATTGTGCAGTTGACGCAGTTAGTTATTTTGGAGCCAGAGCAGCCGATGTTGATGGAGATGGCAAAGATGAAATTTACGGGACTCAATATGGAAATGCACATGCTGTAGCTGTTATAAGTTTTCCTAATACTGTTTCCGGAGAAAATATTTGGACCAATGATTCTCAAACGCAAAATTATGCTGAAATTATAAAAAGTTCAGAAATTGCAGAGCTTGCCGGTAAAACTGCTGTGGAACTTTGGCCAATTGTAAAAGGTGATTTAAATAAAGATGGAAAAGATGAGCTTTATACTGGTGGTGGAACTGGTTTAAATCTAGTTGCAATCCAATATAAAGGTGAAGGAAGTTTACTTGAAAGAAGTTCTTATGATTTAAATGTTGTATTTAATGGTCAAGGTAATGAAGGATTTGCGACTTGGGAAATTTATAATGGAAAAGTAACTTACAAACTAGATACTCTATATGCCGGAACAGATTCAATGGAAGTTGTTGAAACTCCAATTGGATTTGATCCATCTGTTATTGATACTTTGAAAAAAGAAACTCCATTTACTTCTTACATTTTTGCTGATAATGTTGATCTTGATAAAGACGGAAATTTAGAAATAGTTTTAGCTCAGCAAAGTATTTATGATTCAGTAAGTATAAATATTTATGATTGGATTGATACATCCGGAGTTGGTCAATGGATTCTTAATCTTGAACAATCACATAAAATTTACAATCCATACAGACAACCAATTCGAGTTTTAGAATATACCGGTAATGCGGTTGGTTTGAAGGAAAATAAATATGGAATTATTTCTCCCGATGATTATGAACTAAATCAAAATTATCCAAATCCGTTTAATCCATCTACAACAATTAATTTTACTTTACCGGTTGATAAACAAATTTCTCTTAAAATTTATGATATGTTGGGACAAGAAGTTAAATCAATAATAGATTTAAAGAACTATAAAAAAGGGAATCATCAAGTTATTTGGGATGGAACCAATAATTACGGAAATAGTGTTTCAAGCGGAAATTACATTGCAAAATTAATATTTGGTAATTTTTCTAAATCAATTAAAATGACTGTTTTGAAATAA
- a CDS encoding tetratricopeptide repeat protein, giving the protein MKSIKNLLFLISLFTLAFCSSNNEKQIFDEARNLITSAKYDEAVVKFEEIVSKYPQSNVADSSLFEIAKLYQGQVIKNVKPMESLNKAVESYKKIYEEYPNSKLAENSIFMSAFILANEIKNFPLAEKTYKLYLEKFPNGDLADDAKMELKNLGRAPEDILRNQNVL; this is encoded by the coding sequence ATGAAATCAATTAAAAATCTTTTATTTCTAATTTCTTTATTTACATTAGCATTTTGCAGTTCAAACAACGAGAAACAAATTTTTGATGAAGCAAGAAACTTAATAACATCAGCAAAGTATGATGAAGCAGTTGTAAAATTTGAGGAAATTGTTAGTAAATATCCTCAAAGTAATGTTGCAGACTCGTCACTTTTCGAAATTGCTAAACTCTATCAAGGTCAAGTAATAAAAAATGTAAAACCAATGGAATCATTGAATAAAGCAGTTGAATCATACAAAAAAATTTATGAAGAATATCCAAATTCTAAATTAGCAGAAAACTCAATTTTTATGTCGGCTTTTATTCTTGCGAATGAAATTAAAAATTTCCCGTTAGCAGAAAAAACTTACAAATTATATTTGGAAAAATTTCCGAATGGAGATTTGGCTGATGATGCAAAAATGGAATTAAAAAATTTAGGCAGAGCGCCGGAAGATATTTTGAGAAATCAAAACGTTTTATAA
- a CDS encoding TonB-dependent receptor — MKNKLFQFLIILSFISFTSIFAQSTGKIMGKVLDAATGDGIPFANVFIEGASIGAATDIDGNFVILNVPPAVYTVTASYIGYQKVTRTNVRVNVGFTTAIDFSLPSGAIEMDAVIVQGERNPLIRQDLTNPTVAINSETLDILPVDNIADVIKLQAGVVQNDDGTLHVRGGRDNEVAYQINGLSINDPYGNSKAVGVATNAVQEVSVSTGTFGAEFGNALSGVVNYVTREGGDKLSFSLRGYAGEYLSANKDLFKNIEDFDPLNRKRMEFTFGGKIPYSNDTKFFISGIFEDDKGIYYGQRLYNTTDSYLTAEAFESTDPRSGDASEPYFFNPYSKTSNGLPTGDNSLVAMDPSQDWNIQANISHNFNSLIKVKYELVFDKSQSSAFGPGYDLTRGRQYLFNPDGLGTNYSTGLVHSLDLTHTLSNSTFYTLKGSYSWNNAKYYLYEDYNNKRYLPNFYSQTIGTTIYYSGGTDNYRSDRTTKTFTLKGDIVSQLFNIHEVKAGFEFRKHNLQREAFTLDFLKLDNTILSPSDLLYGDNVQYKNVLDPEVDNFEVSPTQFAAYIQDKIELAKTLILNAGLRYEYFDPAEKYNYNLSQDIDDQKSGNLTQYVADAEVKHMFSPRLSVSYPITDRGVIRFSYGHFYQIGSLSSLYRNLIWEVENISTVARFGNANVNPERSIQYEVGLQQQLTDDFKFDLTGFYKDVRDYIYTQTVYSQNAREYQVLTNLSYANVKGLTLSFIKRQAPGSLFSATLDYTYQIAEGNRTEPEEDLFFSESAGKQTETYLVPLSFDRSHLINGTITLSESRNWSAGIVYTLQTGTPYTPALPPTLSTITYEQTSANKPFQWNVDLKIEKFFTIDPFDFSIFVQVKNLFDTQNQRYVWASSGEALNNAEEKINASQFADLRRRILNDPGLFNISYLDNYYSREERVSLPREIRLGFSILFN, encoded by the coding sequence ATGAAAAACAAATTGTTTCAATTTTTAATTATTTTATCATTCATTTCATTTACATCAATTTTTGCTCAATCTACTGGAAAAATTATGGGCAAAGTTCTTGATGCTGCAACCGGAGATGGCATTCCGTTTGCCAATGTTTTTATTGAGGGCGCTTCCATTGGAGCTGCAACAGATATTGACGGAAATTTTGTAATTCTCAATGTTCCTCCAGCGGTTTATACGGTTACAGCTTCCTATATTGGTTATCAAAAAGTAACAAGAACCAATGTAAGAGTAAATGTTGGATTCACAACAGCAATAGACTTTTCACTTCCTTCCGGTGCGATTGAAATGGATGCAGTAATTGTTCAAGGTGAAAGAAATCCGTTGATCCGTCAAGATTTAACAAATCCCACAGTTGCAATAAATTCTGAAACTTTGGATATTCTTCCCGTTGATAATATTGCAGATGTAATTAAACTTCAAGCCGGCGTTGTTCAAAATGATGACGGAACTTTACACGTTAGAGGCGGAAGAGATAATGAAGTTGCTTATCAAATCAATGGACTTTCAATAAATGATCCATACGGAAATTCTAAAGCAGTTGGGGTTGCAACAAATGCAGTTCAAGAAGTTTCTGTTTCAACCGGAACTTTTGGTGCTGAATTTGGCAACGCACTAAGCGGAGTTGTAAATTACGTTACAAGAGAAGGTGGAGATAAATTAAGTTTTAGTTTAAGAGGTTATGCTGGTGAATATTTATCGGCTAACAAAGATTTGTTTAAGAATATTGAGGATTTTGATCCATTAAATAGAAAGCGTATGGAATTTACTTTTGGTGGAAAAATCCCATACTCAAATGATACAAAGTTTTTTATTTCCGGAATATTTGAAGATGATAAAGGGATTTATTATGGTCAAAGATTATATAATACTACAGATTCTTATCTAACTGCAGAAGCATTTGAAAGTACGGACCCAAGAAGTGGTGACGCAAGTGAACCATATTTTTTTAATCCGTATTCGAAAACAAGTAATGGATTACCGACCGGAGATAATTCATTAGTTGCAATGGATCCTTCTCAAGATTGGAATATTCAAGCTAATATTAGTCATAATTTTAACTCACTAATAAAAGTAAAATATGAGCTTGTTTTTGATAAATCACAATCAAGTGCATTTGGACCGGGATATGATTTAACAAGAGGACGACAATATTTATTTAATCCGGATGGTTTAGGAACTAATTATAGTACAGGACTCGTACATTCATTAGATTTAACGCATACTTTAAGTAATTCAACATTCTACACACTAAAAGGTTCATATTCTTGGAATAATGCAAAATATTATTTGTATGAAGATTATAATAATAAACGTTACTTACCAAATTTTTATAGTCAAACAATTGGAACAACAATTTATTATTCCGGTGGAACTGATAATTATAGATCAGATAGAACAACCAAAACTTTTACATTAAAAGGCGATATTGTTTCTCAACTATTTAATATACATGAAGTTAAAGCAGGATTTGAATTTAGAAAACATAATTTGCAAAGGGAAGCTTTTACGTTAGATTTTCTGAAATTGGATAATACAATTTTAAGTCCAAGCGATTTATTATATGGCGATAATGTTCAATACAAAAATGTTTTAGATCCTGAAGTAGATAATTTTGAAGTAAGTCCAACTCAATTTGCAGCATATATCCAAGATAAAATTGAATTGGCGAAAACACTTATTTTAAATGCTGGATTAAGATATGAATATTTTGATCCTGCAGAAAAATATAATTATAATTTATCTCAAGATATTGATGATCAAAAAAGCGGTAATTTAACACAATATGTAGCTGATGCAGAAGTTAAACATATGTTTTCACCAAGATTAAGCGTTTCATATCCAATTACAGATAGAGGTGTAATAAGATTTTCTTATGGTCATTTTTATCAAATTGGATCTTTATCAAGTTTATATCGCAATCTTATTTGGGAAGTTGAAAATATTTCTACAGTTGCAAGATTTGGAAATGCAAATGTTAATCCCGAAAGATCAATTCAATATGAAGTAGGTTTGCAACAGCAATTAACTGATGATTTCAAATTTGATTTAACCGGGTTCTACAAAGATGTGAGAGATTATATTTATACTCAAACTGTTTATTCTCAAAATGCAAGAGAGTATCAAGTTTTAACAAATCTTTCTTATGCAAACGTAAAGGGGTTAACTTTATCATTTATAAAAAGACAAGCACCTGGGAGTTTATTTTCTGCAACTTTGGATTATACTTATCAAATTGCTGAAGGAAATAGAACCGAACCAGAAGAAGATTTATTTTTTAGTGAATCTGCAGGAAAGCAAACTGAAACTTATTTGGTACCGCTTAGTTTTGATAGATCACATTTAATTAACGGAACAATTACATTATCAGAATCAAGAAATTGGTCGGCTGGAATTGTCTATACTTTACAAACCGGAACTCCATATACACCAGCACTTCCGCCAACTTTATCAACAATTACTTATGAACAAACTTCTGCAAACAAACCATTTCAGTGGAATGTTGATTTAAAAATTGAAAAATTCTTTACAATAGATCCATTCGATTTTTCAATTTTTGTACAAGTAAAAAATTTATTTGATACACAAAATCAAAGATATGTTTGGGCAAGTTCCGGTGAAGCTTTGAATAATGCTGAAGAAAAAATTAATGCAAGTCAATTTGCTGATTTAAGAAGAAGAATATTAAATGATCCGGGATTATTTAACATTTCTTACTTAGATAATTATTACAGCAGAGAGGAAAGAGTAAGTTTGCCAAGAGAAATAAGATTAGGTTTTTCAATATTATTTAATTAG
- a CDS encoding radical SAM protein: MNLLEILNKTEITKEEIIFLLNLEAKEDLSILFEKSRAIKELYLGRFTNKIASIQFSNNCENNCLYCELREDNISAERFRLSPDEILVKIKKIISNDISNIILQSGSDSYYDTDMISYLIYKIKKDHDIQITLHLLQRGFDEYRAWKFAGADNYLLKFNSSNSENFSFFNKNNKLEERINNLKYLKRLGYKICTGNIVGLPNQTQEDLVNDLLLLKSLEPEMIFNTPFVPRYYSKFKNADKTNILLMQKIIAVTRILLRKSDIIVSDSIDFYDRNEKKQLFEVGANILLMEISGNEILTKNKISEIKTSARKDKIVN, from the coding sequence ATGAATTTGTTAGAAATCTTAAATAAAACAGAGATTACAAAAGAAGAAATAATCTTTCTTTTAAATTTGGAAGCGAAAGAAGATTTATCTATTCTTTTTGAAAAATCTCGAGCGATAAAAGAACTTTATTTAGGCAGATTTACAAATAAAATAGCATCAATTCAATTTTCTAATAATTGCGAAAACAACTGCCTTTATTGCGAATTACGCGAAGATAATATTTCTGCGGAAAGATTTAGACTTTCGCCCGATGAAATTCTTGTGAAAATTAAAAAAATAATCAGCAATGATATTTCAAATATAATATTGCAATCCGGTTCCGATAGTTATTACGATACCGATATGATTTCTTATTTAATTTACAAAATTAAAAAAGACCATGATATTCAAATTACGCTTCATTTGCTTCAGAGAGGCTTTGATGAATACCGCGCTTGGAAATTTGCCGGAGCCGATAATTATCTTCTGAAATTTAATTCTTCAAATTCCGAGAATTTTTCTTTTTTCAATAAAAATAATAAACTTGAGGAAAGAATTAATAATCTAAAATATCTAAAACGTTTAGGTTATAAAATTTGCACGGGAAATATTGTAGGACTTCCAAATCAGACTCAAGAAGATTTGGTAAATGATTTATTGCTTTTAAAATCTCTCGAACCGGAAATGATTTTCAATACTCCGTTTGTACCGCGTTACTATTCAAAATTCAAAAATGCTGATAAAACAAATATTTTGTTGATGCAGAAAATTATTGCCGTAACACGAATTTTATTAAGAAAATCAGATATTATTGTCTCGGATTCAATTGATTTTTATGATAGAAATGAAAAAAAGCAATTATTTGAAGTTGGTGCAAATATTTTACTTATGGAAATTTCCGGAAATGAAATTTTAACAAAAAATAAAATTTCCGAAATAAAAACTTCAGCTAGAAAAGATAAAATCGTAAACTGA
- a CDS encoding 1-acyl-sn-glycerol-3-phosphate acyltransferase: MKNYSDYPEILAKSDEYFTNPNLKEPFLSSLLFYSRLIKVVKFANGQTKKNIYDRYNWVASSLAVLHAVESIGIKITVKGMKNLSSFEGPSVIIGNHMSTMETLLLPSFIQPIKPVIFVIKKELVDFPLFGPVAAARHPIIVGRTNPREDLKIVMDEGSENLQKGRSIIIFPQKTRTAYFDKSAFNSLGVKLAKKNNVPVIPLALITDAWGNGKLIKELGKIDVSKKVHFEFGEPINVEGNGNDQHEFVLNFIKTKFVEWGRTDLIL; encoded by the coding sequence ATGAAAAACTATTCTGACTATCCGGAAATACTTGCTAAATCTGACGAATATTTTACTAATCCAAATTTAAAAGAACCTTTTTTATCTTCTTTACTTTTTTACTCAAGATTAATTAAAGTTGTAAAATTTGCAAATGGTCAGACAAAGAAAAATATATATGATAGATATAATTGGGTTGCATCTTCCTTAGCTGTTTTACATGCGGTTGAAAGTATCGGAATAAAAATTACCGTTAAAGGAATGAAAAATTTATCAAGTTTTGAAGGTCCGTCTGTTATAATTGGAAATCACATGAGCACAATGGAAACTTTGCTTTTACCTTCATTTATTCAGCCAATTAAACCGGTAATTTTCGTTATTAAAAAGGAATTGGTAGATTTTCCATTATTCGGACCAGTTGCTGCTGCTCGACATCCAATTATTGTTGGAAGAACAAATCCACGTGAAGATTTAAAAATTGTAATGGATGAAGGTTCGGAAAATCTTCAAAAAGGCAGATCAATAATTATTTTTCCTCAAAAAACAAGAACAGCATATTTTGATAAATCTGCATTTAATTCGCTTGGTGTTAAATTAGCAAAGAAAAATAATGTTCCAGTAATTCCCTTGGCATTGATTACTGATGCTTGGGGAAATGGAAAATTAATTAAAGAATTAGGTAAAATTGACGTTAGTAAAAAAGTTCATTTTGAATTTGGCGAACCGATAAATGTTGAAGGAAACGGAAACGATCAACATGAATTTGTGCTAAATTTTATAAAAACTAAATTTGTAGAATGGGGTAGAACGGATTTAATTTTGTGA
- a CDS encoding LD-carboxypeptidase, which yields MKTIKPKKLLQNDLIGIISPASTPNNLDAIQNGVNYLEKLGYRTKIGKNVGKKHGYLAGTDKERLDDFHEMFADKNVKAIFCVRGGYGSGRLLEKIDFNIVKKNPKIFVGYSDITALQLSIFNKTGLVTFAGPMVASDFSGEINEFAEENFWKVLTSTKKIGKLHNPRNEKFFILNSGRAEGKILGGNLSLLISLMGTEYFPELKNSILLIEEIGEEPYRVDRMLNQLKLAKIFKNVKGIILGRFVDCYEKKSEENHITLNEVIENYFAKLKIPVIYSFNHGHIKENLTIPFGINCILNATRSFVEIPESAVL from the coding sequence ATGAAAACAATAAAACCTAAAAAACTTCTGCAAAATGATTTAATCGGAATAATTTCTCCGGCATCAACTCCAAATAATTTAGACGCAATTCAAAACGGAGTAAATTATTTAGAAAAGTTAGGGTATCGTACAAAAATCGGTAAAAATGTTGGTAAAAAACATGGATATTTAGCTGGAACGGATAAAGAAAGATTAGATGATTTTCACGAAATGTTTGCTGATAAAAATGTAAAAGCAATTTTTTGTGTTCGCGGAGGTTATGGTTCCGGAAGATTATTGGAAAAAATTGATTTCAATATTGTTAAAAAAAATCCCAAAATATTTGTCGGCTACAGTGATATTACAGCTTTACAATTATCAATTTTTAATAAAACGGGATTAGTAACATTTGCCGGACCAATGGTTGCAAGCGATTTTTCCGGAGAAATAAATGAATTTGCAGAAGAAAATTTTTGGAAAGTTCTAACTTCAACAAAGAAAATTGGTAAACTTCATAACCCGAGAAATGAGAAATTCTTTATTCTAAATTCTGGAAGAGCAGAAGGAAAAATTCTTGGCGGAAATTTATCGTTATTAATTTCACTTATGGGAACCGAATATTTTCCGGAATTAAAAAATTCAATTTTGCTTATTGAAGAAATTGGCGAAGAACCTTACAGAGTTGATAGAATGTTAAATCAGCTTAAATTGGCAAAAATTTTTAAAAATGTAAAAGGTATTATTTTAGGTAGATTTGTCGATTGTTACGAAAAAAAATCTGAAGAAAATCATATAACTTTGAATGAAGTAATTGAAAATTATTTTGCAAAATTAAAGATTCCGGTAATTTATAGTTTTAACCACGGACATATAAAAGAAAATCTAACAATTCCGTTCGGCATAAATTGTATTTTGAATGCAACGAGATCATTTGTAGAAATTCCGGAAAGTGCAGTTTTATAA
- a CDS encoding DUF58 domain-containing protein, whose product MKKQNDFSKLLNPSVIAKLKTLELKARTVVEGFMVGYHKSPYHGFSVEFSQHRPYMQGDSIKNLDWKVFAKSEKYFIKQYEEETNLLAHIILDTSKSMDYKKESEISKFEYAKILAASFIYLLLKQQDAVGLALYSSEVKSYLSPKSKRTYLKQLLTEIEKFTPNSITKTSTSINSIAEKITKRGLVIIISDFLDNPEEILNSLKKFYFKKNEVIIFHVLDPSEIKFNFEKDSIFVDIETNEEITTQPIQIQKSYYDSMQNYLSEIKNGCTKLGYDYNLIETTSSYDLALMNFFKKRQRLN is encoded by the coding sequence ATGAAAAAGCAAAATGATTTTTCTAAACTTTTAAATCCTTCTGTAATTGCAAAATTAAAAACTCTTGAATTAAAAGCCAGAACTGTGGTTGAAGGTTTTATGGTTGGATATCATAAAAGTCCTTACCACGGTTTCAGCGTTGAGTTTAGTCAGCACCGACCTTACATGCAAGGTGATTCAATTAAAAATTTAGATTGGAAAGTTTTTGCAAAAAGTGAAAAATATTTTATTAAGCAATATGAAGAAGAAACAAATCTTTTAGCGCACATAATTCTTGATACAAGCAAATCAATGGATTATAAAAAAGAAAGTGAAATTTCTAAATTTGAATATGCAAAAATTTTAGCTGCAAGTTTTATATATCTTTTATTAAAACAACAAGATGCTGTTGGATTGGCACTTTATTCAAGTGAAGTTAAAAGTTATTTATCGCCAAAATCTAAAAGAACATATTTAAAACAATTACTTACCGAGATTGAAAAATTTACTCCAAATAGCATAACAAAAACTTCTACTTCAATAAATTCAATTGCGGAAAAAATTACAAAACGTGGATTAGTAATTATTATTTCGGATTTTCTTGATAACCCAGAAGAAATTTTAAATTCATTAAAGAAATTTTATTTCAAAAAAAATGAAGTAATTATTTTCCATGTTTTAGATCCAAGCGAAATTAAATTCAATTTTGAAAAAGATTCGATTTTTGTTGATATTGAAACGAATGAAGAAATTACAACCCAGCCTATTCAAATTCAAAAATCTTATTATGATTCGATGCAGAATTACTTAAGTGAAATTAAAAACGGATGTACAAAACTTGGTTATGATTATAATTTGATAGAAACAACTTCATCTTATGATTTAGCCCTAATGAATTTTTTCAAAAAACGGCAAAGACTAAATTAA
- the glmM gene encoding phosphoglucosamine mutase: MPTLMVSVSGIRGLVGDGLDPNTIVKYASAYADFCGTGKIVIGSDGRISGNMVKQILIGTLLAKGNDIIDIGICPTPTVLYNVTKLGAVGGIQISASHNPNEWNALKLLNSKGEFMTPEENKIMLDKLETSNNYKKWNELGTLTSYDDGLKNHVENVLKLVDIDLIKSKKFKVVLDCVNGAGSFVMPKFLTDLGCEIIKINCETTGIFPRLPEPIPENLTETMKFVKEQNADLAIVVDPDVDRLVLITDKGEPFIEENTITLSAKHVLSKAKGNVVVNLSTTRAIDEVASAEGCKVFRSPVGEANVVKLMKEVNAVIGGEGSGGVIYPELHYGRDALVGTVLTLEHLAEQNKKLSQIKDELPKYFIAKKKIELGNVNPELIIEQIKDKYKNEKVNTDDGLRIDFESHWVHFRKSNTEPIIRCIAEAKTEEEANLFIDKYFGEIKELMK; this comes from the coding sequence ATGCCAACTTTAATGGTAAGTGTTTCCGGAATTCGCGGATTAGTCGGTGATGGTCTAGACCCTAACACAATTGTAAAATATGCATCAGCTTATGCAGATTTTTGCGGAACCGGAAAAATTGTAATTGGTTCCGATGGAAGAATTTCCGGCAATATGGTTAAACAAATTTTAATTGGAACATTATTGGCAAAAGGAAATGATATAATAGATATCGGAATTTGTCCAACCCCAACAGTTTTATACAATGTTACAAAACTTGGCGCAGTCGGCGGAATTCAAATATCAGCAAGTCATAATCCAAATGAATGGAATGCATTAAAGTTGCTGAATTCTAAAGGAGAATTTATGACTCCCGAAGAAAATAAAATTATGTTGGATAAATTGGAAACATCAAATAATTATAAAAAATGGAATGAGCTTGGCACACTTACTTCATATGATGATGGCTTAAAAAATCATGTTGAAAACGTTTTAAAATTAGTTGATATAGATTTAATAAAATCCAAAAAGTTTAAAGTTGTTCTGGATTGCGTAAACGGTGCCGGAAGTTTTGTAATGCCGAAATTTTTAACTGATTTAGGATGTGAAATAATAAAAATTAATTGCGAAACGACCGGAATTTTCCCTCGTTTGCCGGAACCAATTCCAGAAAATTTAACAGAAACAATGAAATTTGTAAAAGAGCAAAATGCAGATTTGGCTATTGTTGTTGATCCGGATGTTGATAGATTAGTTTTAATCACTGATAAAGGTGAACCGTTTATTGAGGAAAATACGATTACACTTTCTGCAAAACATGTACTTTCAAAAGCAAAAGGAAATGTGGTTGTAAATTTATCAACAACAAGAGCAATTGATGAGGTTGCTTCAGCGGAAGGTTGCAAAGTTTTTAGATCTCCGGTCGGTGAAGCAAATGTTGTAAAATTAATGAAAGAAGTTAATGCAGTAATTGGTGGTGAAGGAAGCGGAGGAGTAATTTATCCCGAACTTCATTATGGAAGAGATGCTTTGGTTGGAACAGTTTTAACTCTTGAACATTTGGCGGAACAAAACAAAAAACTTTCTCAAATTAAAGATGAATTGCCAAAATATTTTATTGCGAAGAAAAAAATAGAATTGGGAAATGTTAATCCGGAATTAATAATTGAGCAAATCAAGGATAAATATAAGAATGAAAAAGTGAATACGGATGACGGTTTGAGAATTGATTTTGAAAGTCACTGGGTTCATTTTAGAAAATCAAATACGGAACCGATTATTAGATGTATTGCGGAAGCAAAAACTGAAGAAGAAGCTAATTTATTTATCGATAAATATTTTGGTGAAATTAAAGAATTGATGAAATAA